A portion of the Maylandia zebra isolate NMK-2024a linkage group LG9, Mzebra_GT3a, whole genome shotgun sequence genome contains these proteins:
- the LOC143420361 gene encoding uncharacterized protein LOC143420361 isoform X1, whose protein sequence is MSSTQEDQHGARSQHSQEADKPQPRKREKTHTCDECGKEFARKFTLKLHQVIHTGERPFSCDLCGKSFSLKASLKSHQLIHSGVKAYSCDQCGRAFTQSSHLKTHVVAHSGIKAYSCEICGKTFSQRGYRNTHLRIHTGHDVYCCEQCGRQCTTNRQLKLHMFTHTEERPYKCDLCEKTFKAPHHLKQHQKIHTRKRLSKCSYCEKQSDTDGSSSQPCHHRGGGKDFRCDLCGKTFSWQVSLKIHQRRHTGDKLKYCKECGRGFPTPTELKQHELIHSGVKKHLCDQCGSSFTSAGHLKTHKRVHTGEKPYKCRHCEKSFSRSGHRNKHERTHMEGNYSCDQCDKSFRNLSSYSKHKRSHVTNKLFHCYQCAKTFTSLSALCKHQRDHSGLKSLPSLDHSESAETERSSGFSVRLKTLEIRLHRVQIESPIKI, encoded by the exons atgagctcaacacaggaG gaccaacatggagcgagaagtcagcactctcaggaggccgacaaacctcaaccaagaaagagagagaaaacacacacctgtgacgagtgtggaaaAGAGTTTGCTAGGAAGTTTACACTAAAActtcatcaggtcatccacactggagagagaccgttcagctgtgacttgtgtggaaagtctttttccttgaaggctTCCCTAAAatcacaccaactcatccacagtggagttaaagcgtacagctgtgatcagtgtggcagagcttttactcagaGTAGCCACTTAAAGACGCATGTAGTtgcccactctggaattaaggcatacagctgtgagatttgtggaaaaaccttcagccagagagggtaccgaaatacacacctacgcatcCACACcggacatgatgtgtactgctgtgaacagtgtggcagaCAGTGTACAACCAACAGGCAGTTAAAActacacatgtttacccacactgaggaacgaccttataaatgtgacctgtgtgagaagacttttaaagctcCACATCACCTGAAACAACACCAaaagatccacaccagaaagagactctccaagtgcagttactgtgag aagcagagcgacacagatggatccagttctcaaccctgtcatcaccgtggtggtgggaaagactttcgttgtgacctctgtggaaaaactttcagttggCAAGTCTCCCTAAAaatacatcaacgtagacacactggagacaaattgaaatactgcaaagaatgtgggagaggcTTCCCCACACCAACtgagttaaaacaacatgaactgattcacagtggggttaaaaagcacctctgtgatcagtgtgggtcatccttcacctcTGCAGGTcaccttaaaacacacaaacgagtccacacaggagagaaaccatacaagtgcagacactgtgaaaaAAGCTTCTCACGATCAGGTCATCGTAACAagcatgaacgtacacacatggaaggaaactacagctgtgaccagtgtgacaagagcttcaggaatctcagttcatactccaaacacaaacgatcccacgttactaataaactgtttcactgttaccaatgtgccaaaacattcacctcattgtctgctctgtgcaaacatcagcgtgatcactcaggactgaaatcactcccatcactggatcacagtgaatctgcagagacagaaagatcctctggtttcagtGTCAGACTTAAAacccttgagatcaggctccacagagttcagatcgAATCTCCTATAAAGATCTGA
- the LOC143420361 gene encoding uncharacterized protein LOC143420361 isoform X2 — MSSTQEDQHGARSQHSQEADKPQPRKREKTHTCDECGKEFARKFTLKLHQVIHTGERPFSCDLCGKSFSLKASLKSHQLIHSGVKAYSCDQCGRAFTQSSHLKTHVVAHSGIKAYSCEICGKTFSQRGYRNTHLRIHTGHDVYCCEQCGRQCTTNRQLKLHMFTHTEERPYKCDLCEKTFKAPHHLKQHQKIHTRKRLSKCSYCEQSDTDGSSSQPCHHRGGGKDFRCDLCGKTFSWQVSLKIHQRRHTGDKLKYCKECGRGFPTPTELKQHELIHSGVKKHLCDQCGSSFTSAGHLKTHKRVHTGEKPYKCRHCEKSFSRSGHRNKHERTHMEGNYSCDQCDKSFRNLSSYSKHKRSHVTNKLFHCYQCAKTFTSLSALCKHQRDHSGLKSLPSLDHSESAETERSSGFSVRLKTLEIRLHRVQIESPIKI, encoded by the exons atgagctcaacacaggaG gaccaacatggagcgagaagtcagcactctcaggaggccgacaaacctcaaccaagaaagagagagaaaacacacacctgtgacgagtgtggaaaAGAGTTTGCTAGGAAGTTTACACTAAAActtcatcaggtcatccacactggagagagaccgttcagctgtgacttgtgtggaaagtctttttccttgaaggctTCCCTAAAatcacaccaactcatccacagtggagttaaagcgtacagctgtgatcagtgtggcagagcttttactcagaGTAGCCACTTAAAGACGCATGTAGTtgcccactctggaattaaggcatacagctgtgagatttgtggaaaaaccttcagccagagagggtaccgaaatacacacctacgcatcCACACcggacatgatgtgtactgctgtgaacagtgtggcagaCAGTGTACAACCAACAGGCAGTTAAAActacacatgtttacccacactgaggaacgaccttataaatgtgacctgtgtgagaagacttttaaagctcCACATCACCTGAAACAACACCAaaagatccacaccagaaagagactctccaagtgcagttactgtgag cagagcgacacagatggatccagttctcaaccctgtcatcaccgtggtggtgggaaagactttcgttgtgacctctgtggaaaaactttcagttggCAAGTCTCCCTAAAaatacatcaacgtagacacactggagacaaattgaaatactgcaaagaatgtgggagaggcTTCCCCACACCAACtgagttaaaacaacatgaactgattcacagtggggttaaaaagcacctctgtgatcagtgtgggtcatccttcacctcTGCAGGTcaccttaaaacacacaaacgagtccacacaggagagaaaccatacaagtgcagacactgtgaaaaAAGCTTCTCACGATCAGGTCATCGTAACAagcatgaacgtacacacatggaaggaaactacagctgtgaccagtgtgacaagagcttcaggaatctcagttcatactccaaacacaaacgatcccacgttactaataaactgtttcactgttaccaatgtgccaaaacattcacctcattgtctgctctgtgcaaacatcagcgtgatcactcaggactgaaatcactcccatcactggatcacagtgaatctgcagagacagaaagatcctctggtttcagtGTCAGACTTAAAacccttgagatcaggctccacagagttcagatcgAATCTCCTATAAAGATCTGA